A single Botrytis cinerea B05.10 chromosome 1, complete sequence DNA region contains:
- the Bccdc40 gene encoding Bccdc40, translating to MADFGAYPPNMAPQNALIARNAEGPEHAVVQYSADNLARATQGPANPFKDEKSSLKRKNVLTGHAEETYISEHTFRDQYRAVERRGNHLSGAEAKEEAARIRSKRQKKGDSSIAEGDNAYVGPWAKYKREEYEEVNEDEPLRSDEEYEEVEEEEEDVIESGTVIAAPPQALARRQEVEELGEETTTFEGSEQYDYQGRTYMHVPLDLDVDLKKEAGSFKNYVPKKMIHTWKGHTKPVVGIRFFPESGHLLLSGSADTTVKIWDAHHSRELLRTYSGHTKALTDVAFNATGTQFISGSYDRMMKLWDTETGQCINRFTTGKTPHVIRFNPDPEHSNEFLAGMADKKIVQFDTRTRELVQEYDHHLAAVNTITFVDENRRFITTSDDKSLRAWDYNIPVPIKFIAEPHMYSMTRASLHPSKKWVAYQSSDNNIFVYGATDKFRQNRKKVFKGHNNAGYAIDVACSPDGQFLASGDSGGYVCFWDWKQCKMYHKFQASKEAVTCVEWSPQESSKVATAGLDGAIRYWD from the coding sequence ATGGCAGACTTTGGCGCATACCCGCCCAATATGGCACCTCAAAATGCCCTTATAGCTCGAAATGCAGAAGGTCCAGAACATGCCGTGGTTCAATACAGCGCTGATAATTTGGCCCGCGCGACACAGGGTCCCGCGAATCCTTTCAAAGACGAGAAAAGTTCACTGAAGCGCAAAAATGTACTTACTGGACATGCAGAGGAGACCTATATTAGTGAGCATACGTTTCGAGATCAATATCGAGCGGTGGAACGAAGAGGGAATCATCTCTCAGGTGCAGAAGCCAAGGAAGAAGCAGCTAGGATACGAAGTAAAAGACAGAAGAAGGGAGATTCGAGTATAGCAGAAGGTGATAACGCGTATGTTGGACCTTGGGCAAAATACAAAAGGGAAGAATATGAGGAGGTTAATGAAGATGAACCACTACGAAGCGATGAAGAATACGAAGAggttgaagaggaggaggaggatgtaATAGAGAGTGGAACTGTTATCGCTGCACCGCCGCAAGCTTTGGCAAGACGACAAGAGGTCGAAGAATTGGGTGAGGAGACAACGACTTTCGAGGGAAGCGAACAGTATGATTATCAGGGACGAACATACATGCACGTTCCGCTGGATCTGGATGttgatttgaagaaggagGCTGGAAGTTTCAAGAATTACGTACCAAAGAAGATGATACACACTTGGAAAGGACACACAAAACCTGTTGTTGGGATACGATTCTTCCCGGAATCAGGACATCTACTTCTTTCAGGGAGTGCCGATACGACAGTCAAAATTTGGGATGCTCATCATTCGAGAGAGCTATTGCGAACATATTCAGGTCACACGAAAGCGTTAACAGATGTCGCATTCAATGCAACTGGTACACAATTTATCTCTGGCTCCTACGACCGCATGATGAAATTATGGGATACCGAAACAGGCCAATGTATAAATCGATTCACAACTGGCAAGACTCCTCACGTCATTCGCTTCAACCCCGATCCTGAACACAGCAACGAATTTCTCGCTGGTATGGCCGACAAGAAGATTGTACAATTCGATACCCGTACTCGCGAACTCGTACAAGAATATGATCACCATCTTGCGGCTGTCAATACCATTACATTTGTGGATGAAAATCGACGCTTCATCACTACATCTGATGATAAATCATTACGGGCTTGGGATTACAACATTCCGGTCCCTATTAAATTTATTGCCGAACCACACATGTACTCCATGACACGTGCATCTCTACATCCGTCTAAAAAATGGGTGGCATATCAATCGTCTGATAACAATATCTTCGTATATGGAGCTACAGACAAATTCCGTCAAAACCGGAAGAAAGTTTTCAAGGGACATAATAATGCGGGTTATGCTATCGATGTGGCATGTAGTCCTGATGGACAGTTCCTTGCTTCGGGTGATAGTGGTGGATATGTTTGTTTCTGGGATTGGAAACAGTGTAAAATGTATCATAAGTTTCAGGCGAGTAAAGAGGCTGTTACGTGTGTAGAGTGGAGTCCTCAGGAGAGCTCGAAGGTCGCTACGGCCGGATTGGATGGCGCGATCAGGTATTGGGATTAG
- the Bccpd3 gene encoding Bccpd3, which yields MVAVTGVVTAGASALGLAAALASMHLPAKTYRVERTRRLSQPADQDQGEMARLALQKTNSAGSITEKTKSGFQPGKKVLGRVKE from the exons ATGGTTGCTGTTACTGGAGTGGTTACTGCTGGTG CCTCAGCACTCGGTCTCGCCGCCGCTCTCGCATCCATGCATCTCCCAGCCAAAACCTACCGTGTAGAACGTACACGACGTCTCTCTCAACCCGCTGATCAAGATCAAGGTGAAATGGCACGCTTAGCTTTACAAAAAACAAACTCTGCGGGTTCCATTACTGAAAAGACAAAGAGTGGTTTTCAACCAGGAAAGAAGGTTTTGGGAAGAGTCAAGGAATAG